Genomic segment of Pseudomonadota bacterium:
TGGCTGCAGAGGGCCTTCTCTTCCTGATGGGCATGACCCATAACCACCACGCCAAAAAAGCAATCTCCCACTACATCACTCATCTGCAGCAGGTCAAAACGCATTTGACCGGGAACGATCTGCGCAAAATCGGCTATCCTGAAGGTCCTATCTATAAAAGAATTCTGGAAAGACTACTCAAAGCAAAGCTTGACTCCGAGGTGGACAGCCGCGATGATGAACTCTTGTTTATCAAAAAGCATTTCCCGGTTGGCCGCTATCAGAGAGAAAAGTGAAAAGTTAAGAGTGAAAAGTTCGTCAAGACCGGGTTGTCGATAACAACATTCGTGGATGACTGTCAATTTGCAAGAAGGTCATCGTGATTCACCAATCTCAAAAAAAAAAAGGAACAACATGCTGCAACAGCTTATCATTCTGGCCCCGCCGTTTCTCCTGGCGATCACCATGCACGAATATGCCCATGGCTACGTGGCCTGGTGCCTTGGCGACCCGACCGCCCAGCAGCAGGGCCGGCTGACCCTGAACCCCGTCAAACACCTTGATCCCATCGGCGTGCTGGCCTTTATCATCATGAAGATCGGCTGGGCAAAGCCTGTCCCGGTGAACCCTGCCTATTTTAAAGACCCGGTCCGCGGCATGGTCTGGGTCTCGCTCGCCGGACCAGGAGCCAATTTCGCCCTCGCCCTTGCCAGCGCCCTCGTTCTCAAACTGCTGATGTTTACCGGATCCCTCCTTCCCCATGCCATCTTTCTGCCTCTGGCCAAAATGCTTGCCGCCAGCGTCTGGATCAATCTGCTGCTGGCTTTTTTCAACCTTATCCCGTTCCCTCCGCTTGACGGGAGCAAGATATTGTCCGGGTTCCTACCCGCTGATCTTGCCGCTATGTATCAGAAGCTTGAACCTTTCGGTTTCATAATTCTTCTGGTCCTTTTTTACCTGGGCGTCCTTTCCCGGATCATCTATCCGCTGACCAATTATTCATACAATCTGATCGCAGGATAAAAATGAAGGGTTTATCCTGGGATCCTGCGGGGGTATTCTTAACCAGATCCCCGTAGAACATAAAGCTCTCCTGCCAATAATCAAAATGGCCATCTTGACAAGCATTTAATCAACAGGTTAGATATTTATTCCATTCGGCGCCGGCAGACCAAGCGGACCTGCGCTTTGCAGTACAATAACAGGATAGGCAAAACCGCTTCACTGTTTCATGATCCGTTCATGGATTGTGTCAGGGAAAGGCACTATCCCGGGAATATCACTTCAATAACCGAGAGAGCAAGATGGAAATCGTCAAAGCTTATGTCCGCATCAATCAGACCGCAGAAGTCATCTGCCCCCACTGTCGTGGCCTCACCAGGATTTCCATTGAGGATCTGCAGAAAAAATACCGCTCAAGGATCAGCTGTGTCTGCCAGAACGACTTCATCGCCGAGGTTGATTTCCGGGACAAATACCGGAAACCTGTCGATCTGCCGGGGCATTACAGGGTTGGCGCCCGAAAAGAATCCGCCCCTGGAGCAGGACCGAACGGCATGGACCTGCCGATACACAACTGTCGGATTATTGATCTTTCCAGAAATGGAATAGGAATTCTTTTTGTGGATGGCCGTGAAGTTGATGAAGGGGAGGTTTTACAACTCACCTTCAAACTCGACACCCCCACCGCAACCGAAATCAGCCTGGAATGTGAAGTCCGTCACGTAAAAGGCACCTATGCAGGATGTAAAATATTAAATGATAACAGCCACTTGAGAGTTTATCTGATTGATCACGGGGTTCAGTGATTTTGCCCTTCGCATTATCACAGCCTCTGCCGATCCAAGGATACGGCTTCTTCCCATTTTTCAGAAAAAATTAATCATTACAGCTACTTCTATGATCTTATACTTGTCCGTTGAATATTTTTTTGCTAGTATCGATGCAAATGGATGGTTGTCAGGTCTGCCAGACCTGAATGACACTCAGGAAAAAACCGGTGTCGGGATGACCATGGAAGTAATAAATGATTATGAAGTAACGTGAGCCCCTGGTGAAAGGAAAATTATAAAAAAATGATAAAGTGGACCAAATGTACAAATTTCAGAGCAACACCAACGAAATCAGAAAGGCTGTCATTTCAGAAAACAATATCATCTTCACCTGCCCGGGATGCGGCGCCGAGACCAGAGCCCCAGCCTCACCCCTTGAATCCACATACCGGGTAAAGGTCAGATGTGCCTGCAGGTATGAATATATTGTTGAAATCAACAATCGGGGCAAAGCGAGGAAAAGGGTTGATCTCCCGGCTTGCTGCACCGTCTTCAGCAGAAGCAACCCTGAGAAATTGCTGGAACGCTTTGCAGCTTCAGGACAGAACCGGCTGAATCTGAAGAAAAATCCCAATGCCAGAATTATCGATCTATCCGATGACGGGTTGGGATTATTAAGCACCGAGAATCAGCTGCTGAAAAAAGGCGATATCATCAATCTGGTATTCTCTCCCGACAAATCACCCGCAACCGAGATCAAACAGGAGTACGAGGTGAAAAACATCATCAGCAACCGGATCGGATGCTCCATCATTGGTGATAAAGCTGAGTTGAAGGGGTTGTCCGCTCATCCCGATCAGTGTGTTCACGAGAAATCGAGGCTTATCCCCGAAGGGTGAAACGCCTCCCCGAATTTACAGGCCATCGCCTCTCTACCCGAATGAGGAACGAATAAATTTGATAAACCCACCCTGTCATCTCGCGGTTCACCATCGGACGAGGTCTCCCGCAGTCCAATATTTGCCGCGGCGAGCTTCAGTTTATATCCGGTATGGCAGAATATTTACTTTCGCCTGAAAAAGAGAGGACTGTTCTTTGTCGGTACCGAAAGATACAATAAAGGCTGTCAATCAGAAAAACGGCATAGTCTCTTTTACCTGCCCTGCCTGTAATAAAGAAAAAAACATCTCCCTCAAACGGCTGGCGGGCAGACATAAAGTCAA
This window contains:
- a CDS encoding PilZ domain-containing protein, which translates into the protein MEIVKAYVRINQTAEVICPHCRGLTRISIEDLQKKYRSRISCVCQNDFIAEVDFRDKYRKPVDLPGHYRVGARKESAPGAGPNGMDLPIHNCRIIDLSRNGIGILFVDGREVDEGEVLQLTFKLDTPTATEISLECEVRHVKGTYAGCKILNDNSHLRVYLIDHGVQ
- a CDS encoding site-2 protease family protein encodes the protein MTVNLQEGHRDSPISKKKRNNMLQQLIILAPPFLLAITMHEYAHGYVAWCLGDPTAQQQGRLTLNPVKHLDPIGVLAFIIMKIGWAKPVPVNPAYFKDPVRGMVWVSLAGPGANFALALASALVLKLLMFTGSLLPHAIFLPLAKMLAASVWINLLLAFFNLIPFPPLDGSKILSGFLPADLAAMYQKLEPFGFIILLVLFYLGVLSRIIYPLTNYSYNLIAG
- a CDS encoding PilZ domain-containing protein, which codes for MYKFQSNTNEIRKAVISENNIIFTCPGCGAETRAPASPLESTYRVKVRCACRYEYIVEINNRGKARKRVDLPACCTVFSRSNPEKLLERFAASGQNRLNLKKNPNARIIDLSDDGLGLLSTENQLLKKGDIINLVFSPDKSPATEIKQEYEVKNIISNRIGCSIIGDKAELKGLSAHPDQCVHEKSRLIPEG